A single region of the Myxococcales bacterium genome encodes:
- a CDS encoding DUF1998 domain-containing protein: MARFGKSKKSGKTELRPDAHVRQSQMVGGYGAGAMIDLLHHAVIVSGLEDWRYEGLDDSKVVINESRLRDRIAERHPDLARQLANEGFFRRPPQGDDNEASSSVGIKVLEFPAWFVCQGCSRLLRRDELAASTKKDGRRYHECDRDRRSLCVPVRFVGACAAGHLQDLPWRQIAHFTSTARCTAPELFLEEDATGDFGRIRVSCGSCESVQLLATLVRKDQKLPCDGKRPWLPRDAEVEACDQPLRLLVRTASNGYFPLVVSALSVPDPQNQLFEEARQIEKNFRGQSPELRRMTLEQSERYQPLVAQFGIDPLLEAIEVAISGKTPQRKALRTAEYEQFLRAPELQTGESYSEDEDFVVREVPAPSAYARFLDSIVIVPRLREVRAQFGFTRLEPPMADNQGEFDDLNIKAAPLSVKESWLPATTVQGEGLFLQLSSAAIAEWEARSAVKARAAILAAAYDKWALQLREPSQKPPFLGARFFLLHSLAHMLITAISIECGYSASAIRERIYCGPYGDDPTDMAGILLYTGTVGSEGTLGGLVDQHKRLATHLDRAREMAALCSNDPICATHDPSTDHAERFLEGAACHGCLFISEPSCERFNRHLDRTLVVPVVGGDPNTAFFPVLDYV, from the coding sequence ATGGCGCGTTTTGGAAAAAGCAAAAAGAGTGGCAAGACAGAGCTGAGACCCGATGCCCACGTGCGCCAGAGCCAAATGGTGGGTGGCTACGGTGCCGGAGCAATGATCGACCTTTTGCACCATGCTGTCATTGTGTCCGGCTTGGAAGATTGGCGTTACGAGGGCCTCGACGACTCGAAAGTGGTTATCAACGAGTCGCGGTTGCGGGACAGGATAGCCGAGCGACATCCCGACCTTGCTCGCCAGCTCGCAAATGAAGGGTTTTTTAGGCGTCCACCACAGGGAGATGACAACGAGGCTAGCTCCAGCGTGGGCATCAAGGTCTTAGAGTTTCCAGCCTGGTTCGTCTGCCAGGGTTGTAGCCGACTCCTGCGCCGTGATGAGCTTGCGGCAAGCACGAAAAAAGATGGGCGACGTTATCATGAATGCGATCGCGACAGACGTAGCCTTTGCGTGCCAGTCCGTTTTGTTGGCGCATGCGCTGCCGGGCATTTGCAGGACCTTCCGTGGAGGCAGATTGCGCACTTCACAAGCACAGCGCGTTGCACCGCGCCTGAGCTTTTCCTAGAGGAAGATGCCACGGGCGATTTCGGACGCATCCGCGTAAGTTGCGGCAGTTGCGAAAGCGTTCAGTTGCTTGCCACGCTGGTTCGCAAAGATCAGAAGCTTCCCTGCGATGGCAAGCGCCCCTGGCTTCCGCGAGACGCCGAGGTCGAGGCGTGTGATCAACCCCTGCGTTTGTTGGTGCGAACTGCAAGTAACGGCTACTTTCCGTTGGTGGTGTCAGCCCTTTCAGTGCCGGATCCGCAGAATCAGCTGTTCGAGGAAGCTCGCCAAATCGAGAAAAACTTTCGTGGTCAGTCTCCAGAGCTAAGGCGGATGACCTTAGAGCAATCCGAGCGCTACCAGCCTCTGGTTGCCCAGTTCGGCATCGATCCACTGCTTGAAGCCATCGAGGTTGCCATTAGCGGCAAAACGCCTCAACGAAAGGCGCTGCGCACGGCCGAGTACGAGCAGTTCTTGCGTGCGCCTGAGTTGCAAACCGGCGAGTCGTACTCCGAAGACGAGGATTTTGTCGTGCGTGAGGTTCCGGCCCCCTCGGCCTATGCGCGTTTCTTGGATAGCATCGTGATCGTGCCGAGATTGCGTGAGGTTCGCGCCCAGTTCGGGTTTACGCGTCTTGAACCACCCATGGCAGACAATCAGGGTGAGTTTGACGACCTCAACATCAAAGCCGCGCCCTTAAGCGTCAAGGAAAGCTGGCTACCGGCGACAACCGTCCAGGGTGAGGGCCTATTCCTGCAACTCAGCTCAGCGGCGATTGCCGAGTGGGAAGCGCGCAGCGCAGTCAAAGCCCGAGCCGCGATTCTAGCCGCCGCGTACGACAAGTGGGCGTTGCAGTTGCGAGAGCCAAGTCAGAAGCCACCGTTCCTCGGCGCTCGATTTTTTCTACTGCACTCGTTGGCTCACATGTTGATCACCGCGATTTCGATTGAATGCGGCTATTCCGCTAGCGCGATTCGGGAGCGCATTTACTGCGGGCCCTACGGCGACGACCCAACCGACATGGCCGGCATTCTTCTGTACACTGGCACCGTGGGCTCCGAAGGCACCCTTGGTGGGCTGGTCGATCAACACAAGCGTCTGGCAACGCACCTCGATCGCGCACGCGAAATGGCGGCGCTGTGCTCCAACGATCCGATTTGCGCCACCCACGACCCGTCCACCGATCACGCCGAGCGGTTTCTCGAAGGCGCGGCATGCCATGGCTGCTTGTTCATTTCGGAGCCTTCGTGCGAGCGCTTCAACCGCCATCTCGATCGCACGTTAGTTGTCCCCGTCGTCGGCGGTGACCCGAACACGGCCTTTTTCCCTGTGCTGGACTATGTTTGA
- a CDS encoding phospholipase → MFENVSTPQLRALLDGLKEGSIAAPLTTPRLLASGFTSLAKHQAQLAHFTTESLCLLCEAILAERHKQQQSAELVWTGPEGRAATARSTFVVFRDLLAGAQRSVWMAGYRVDHGKDLFAPLHQAMLQRGVKVTFLLNFDAEVSRQDAVHDKAVELINGFRTDNWPFEGPRPRFFYDPRSLQPRARASMHAKALVVDETHTLIGSANFTNRGQHRNIEAGALIHDEGFAKSLVTQFQSLIDSDYVHAYEADG, encoded by the coding sequence ATGTTTGAAAACGTCTCCACGCCTCAACTACGCGCACTGCTCGACGGTCTAAAAGAGGGCAGCATTGCCGCGCCTCTGACCACGCCCAGGTTGCTTGCGTCCGGTTTCACTTCGCTGGCAAAGCATCAAGCCCAGCTTGCCCACTTTACAACCGAGTCGCTTTGCCTTTTGTGCGAAGCCATTCTTGCCGAACGGCACAAGCAACAGCAAAGTGCGGAGCTCGTTTGGACCGGGCCCGAGGGTAGGGCTGCAACAGCGCGCAGCACCTTCGTGGTGTTTCGTGATCTATTGGCCGGCGCACAGCGCAGTGTGTGGATGGCGGGCTATAGAGTCGATCATGGCAAAGACCTGTTTGCGCCTTTGCACCAAGCCATGCTCCAACGGGGCGTGAAGGTGACGTTTTTACTCAACTTCGATGCTGAAGTGTCCCGCCAGGACGCCGTGCATGACAAAGCCGTCGAGCTTATCAACGGCTTTCGCACCGACAACTGGCCGTTCGAGGGCCCGCGGCCACGCTTCTTTTACGATCCACGTTCGCTTCAGCCTCGTGCGCGCGCCAGCATGCACGCCAAGGCACTTGTGGTCGACGAGACGCATACCCTGATTGGCTCGGCAAACTTCACCAACCGCGGCCAGCACCGCAACATCGAAGCCGGCGCCCTCATCCACGATGAAGGCTTCGCCAAAAGCCTCGTCACCCAGTTTCAATCACTCATCGACAGCGACTACGTCCACGCCTACGAGGCCGATGGCTAA